Below is a window of Acidobacteriota bacterium DNA.
GCCAGGCTCAACACCAGCGACTTCCCCCAACAACCCCATGCCCAGGCGCCGGCGCGATGCTTCCTCAGGAACAGCACCGCATTCCGCCGGACCCAGAACACCCGCTTCAGGGGATCGTGCCGCGTCGAATGCGCCCGCCGGTGATAGGCCCTCGCCGCCGGACAAAAGTACGACCGGTACCCCCGCCTTCCGGCGCGAAAGAGGAAGTCCACCTCCTCGTGGTACATGAAGTAGTCCTCGTCGAAGAACCCCGCGTCCTCGAACACCCGCCGGTGGACCAGAAGCGCGCATCCCAGCAGCAACTGCACCCGCCGGACCCGGCCGTACCGCCCGCCGTCCCGCGCCCCCTTGCCTCGAAAGGAAGCCAGGACGTGGCTCCAGGTGATCCGTCCCCAGGCGGCGTCCAACCGGTCCGGCCTGTCCTGCAGCAGGACCTTCGGTCCGTAGACCCCCGGCCCCTTCTCCCGGGCCGTCTCCAGCAGCCGGGAGACCGTCTCCGGCTCCACCAGGATGTCGTTGTTCAGCAGGAGAAAATACTCGGCGGCCGGACTCGAGCCGTCTTCCGCGCCGGGAACCGATGTCCGCAGCACCGCGTTGAGGGCGCCCCCGTAACCCAGGTTCTCCGCCAGCGGCGCCAGGCGCACCGGATCCCGCACCTGGTCCGCGGACCCGTCGGTGGACCCGTTGTCCACCACGACGATCTCGAGGTTGGGGTGAAGCGTACAACGCAACGAGTCCAGGGTCGCCGGGAGGACGTCGCGCCCGTTCCAGTTGACGACGATCGCTACGACCCGTTCATCAGTCGG
It encodes the following:
- a CDS encoding glycosyltransferase family 2 protein is translated as MPTDERVVAIVVNWNGRDVLPATLDSLRCTLHPNLEIVVVDNGSTDGSADQVRDPVRLAPLAENLGYGGALNAVLRTSVPGAEDGSSPAAEYFLLLNNDILVEPETVSRLLETAREKGPGVYGPKVLLQDRPDRLDAAWGRITWSHVLASFRGKGARDGGRYGRVRRVQLLLGCALLVHRRVFEDAGFFDEDYFMYHEEVDFLFRAGRRGYRSYFCPAARAYHRRAHSTRHDPLKRVFWVRRNAVLFLRKHRAGAWAWGCWGKSLVLSLAWNVVLLRRRRVATIWRGVVAGMGREISQSPRSGD